AGAGAAGAAACGACTACGTCTGGTACTGATCTGTTTGATGAAAAAGATTATGTGATGTCTAATGGAATACAGGCTGTGATGAAACGGCACAGAGCGTACCAGCAAATGTATGGTAGCAAACCAGTTTCAAGCATTGCTTCTTCTCACTATTCTTCTGCCGCTTCGGCAAGCGTATTACCAAACGACCATAATCAAGTTGTAACAACATCTCGTGCCACTGGTTCAGTTTCTGTTCAAGCCTCAATACAACAATCTGCGGTTAGGTCAGTTATCTAAAGGCTGTCTCTAACCAGATTGAAGAAAAGAAAAAATCGTAAAGAAAAAATACAAAAAAAAGCTCATCCTTGCTGCAAGATGAGCTTTTTTTTTGTTTGGAACGTTATGGAGGTTTCAGCCTGTTAATATGTTTGGAACTATGATGTGTTCCTCTAACTGTTCTGCACATTACTGTGCTGCAGGGTAGAACGGCCAGAAGAATGGAACAACTGCGACGATAATAACAAAACTGATGACCTGTAGTGGCCAGCCAGCTTTTATATACTGACTAAAGGTGTATTTACCCGGACCAAGTACGATGGTGTTAGGTGGGGTAGCAACCGGTGTAAGGAAACAGGCAGATGCAGACATAGCGATGCCCATAACCAGTGGCAGTGGAGAAAGACCACTGTTAACTGCGATAGGAATAGCAAGCGGAGCCATAAGAGCTGCCGTTGCCGTGTTTGACATAAAGTTTGTGACCAGTGCCGTAACAGCGCAGACCGCTGCTAGAAGTGCGTAAGGACTGGTTACATATTGAACCATTGTGTCAGCGATGAGCTGAGCAGCACCGGAAGATTTCATTGCGGTGGACATGGACAACATACCTGCGAACAGGAAGATGGTTGTCCAGTCAACAGCTTTGTAAGCTTCTTCCATGGTGATACAGCCGGTAATGATTACGAGACATGCACCAAGCATAGCTGCGGTAACCAGAGGCATAATTTTTGTTGCCATAGCAACAACTACGAAGAAGAAGATAATAAGGGACCACCACATTTTGTGTGGGCGGGACGGTTTAATAATTTCTGCCTGTTCACATTCGCTTGTGTTGTCAGGAAGGAATTTGTGTCCGATGAAGACATAGTATAAGATACCTACAACAAACAAGATGCCGCCAATTTTAGCGAATTCGAAGAAACCGAATGGCTCGATTCCGGCAGGTCCCATTTTTTCTAGTACGGAGTTAACCAGACCGTTAGGTGGAGTACCAACCAGAGTCATGGTACCGCCGAGAGACGCAGCGAACGCAACCGGCATAAGAATTTTACTTGAGCTGATGTTTGCAGAAGCACACATCCCCATGATCATTGGAATGGCAACAACGATTGTACCTGTGTTGGAAAGAAACGCAGAGAGTACACCAACAGAGCACATTGCTAATACGAGCAGGCGAGTTTCGCTGCCCTTGGATAGTTTTACTGTCGCTTGACCTATTTTATCTGCGAAACCGGTAATAAAGGTAGATTCACCGACAATAAACATTGCCATGAAGATAACAACCCATTTGTTACCAAAGTTAGCAAAGGCAGCGGTTGCAGGGATAACATTGAACATGCTCAATGAAACAGGAACAAGCATTGCTGTTACAGGGAGCGGGATGATGTTAGAGAAGAAAAGCACAGCAGAAACACACAGAATGCCAAGTGTGATGTAAGCATCCATAGACGCTTCTGCAGGAGCAGCTGCAGCGAACGCAAGGGAACTACCTACAAGTAGGACAGCTCCGACGATAGAGAGAAAAAAAGCAAACTTTTTCATGTCGTATCCTCTGTTAAGGGGGAACGATGTCGCGCGAATCGTATGAACACATTTCGCGCTTTCAGGAACCGCCTGCAGTTGCCGCTGCAGGCGGTTTTCTGTGGCATTGATTATTTATAGTAACTTTCTACGAATGGGGCGATACGAGCATGTGAAGCGGAGATACGTTGCTTGAGATCTTTTCTGTACGCTTCCATGTCTTTGATAGGCATTGTAGCAACGCCGGTATCCATAGCTGCTTGAGCAACAGCTGGGACTTCCCATTCAAGGACTCGTGGGTCGAGTGGCTTAGGAATAATGTAATCAATACCGAAGGTAAGAGACTTAACGCCGTAAGCATCACAAATTTCGCTAGGAACTGGCTCTTTTGCCAGATCAGCAAGTGACTGTGCTGCTGCGACTTTCATTTCTTCGTTAATGATAGTTGCACCTACATCAAGTGCGCCGCGGAAGATGTAAGGGAAGCCCGAAACGTTGTTAATCTGGTTAGGGTAGTCAGAACGACCGGTACCCATAATGCAGTTAGGGCTGGCTTCTTTAGCATCATCGTAGGTGATTTCCGGATCAGGGTTAGCCATTGCAAAGATAACAGGATCTTTAGCCATGGAACGAACCATATCTTTAGTAAGCAGACCTTTCTTGGAAAGACCAAGGAAGCAGTCTGTACCTTTAATAACTTCTTCAAGTGAACCGTAATCTTTGTCCTGAGCAAATTCTGCTTTGAACGGATTAAGATCAGTACGGCCTTTATGGATAAGCCCACGGGAATCGAACATGAAGATGTTTTTAGGGTCAATACCCATCTGTACGTAGAACTTGGTGCAAGCAATACCTGCTGCGCCAGCGCCCACAACAACAACTTTCAAGTCTTCGAGTTTGCGGTTGGTGATTTCACATGCGTTGATGAGACCTGCACCGGAGATAACAGCTGTCCCGTGCTGATCATCATGGAATACAGGGATATTCATCATTTTTTTCAATGTTTCTTCAATGTAGAAACATTCAGGTGCCTTGATGTCTTCGAGGTTGATACCACCGAAAGTAGGCTCCATTGCTTTCACAATTTTGATGAGCTCATCAGAGTCAGTCACATCAAGGTTAATATCGAATACATCGATGTCTGCGAAAGTTTTAAAGAGAACGCCTTTACCTTCCATAACTGGCTTACCGGCAAGAGGACCGATGTTGCCAAGACCAAGAACTGCTGTACCGTTGGAAACAACGCCAACGAGGTTGGATTTGCCAGTGTACAGTGCTGCAGCAGATGGGTCTGCGTGGATTGCCATACATGCTTCAGCAACACCCGGTGAATATGCCATGGAAAGGTCTTTCTGTGATGCACAAGGCTTCACAGGGACAACTTCAACTTTACCTCTACGTGGGAGCTTATGATAGTCCAGCGCTTCTTCTTTAGTGAACAATGCCATTATCTTTTCCTTTTTCTGTTGAGTTAAAATTCGAAGTTTGGTTTAGCGTACTGTTCGCCGCCATGGCTGTCGTTCACCACTAGCAGTGGAAAGTTTTCAACAGTCAGTTCTCGAATTGCCTCAGGGCCTAATTCATCAAACGCAATTACTTTAGCTGCTGTAATGCACTGGGAGAGGAGAGCCCCAGCGCCGCCGGTTGCGCCAAAGTAAACACCGGTGTGTTCCTCAAGTGCCTTGCGGACTTCAGGACTACGTTTACCTTTACCAACGCTTGCTTTAACGCCAAGGCTGTGCAAACGCGGTGCATATGTGTCCATGCGGTAGCTGGTGGTGGGACCAGCTGAGCCGATTGGTCTACCTTCTGGAGCTGGACTAGGACCAACGTAATAAATAACAGCGCCTTTCAGTTCAAAAGGAAGCTCTTCGTTGTTGTCCAGCATGTCGCACAGACGCTTATGTGCAGCGTCACGTGCTGTGTATATGGTGCCGGAAAGCTTAACTACGTCGCCAGCACGCAGTTTTGCTACATCTTCATCTTTTAATGGTGATGTCATGTTGTAAGTAGGCATTAGAGTGTAACCTCCTTAATTCTGGAAGAATGACACTGAACGTTTACAGCCAGTGGCAGGCTTGCAATGTGACAAGGATGCATGGCGATTTTTACACCAAGGCATGTTGTCTTGCCGCCAAGACCCATAGGGCCGATGCCAAGCTGGTTGATTTCGTCAAGCAGCTCTTTTTCCATTGCAGCTAATTCAGGATCTGGGTTCTCACCGGAAAGCGGGCGGAAAAGCGCTTCTTTTGCAAGAGAAGGAGCCAGATCGAAAGTGCCGCCAATGCCCACACCAACGATAGTTGGAGGACAAGGGTTCGGGCCTGCTTCTGCCATACGGCGTACAACAAACTCTTTAATGCCTTCCCAGCCCTGAGCCGGTGTAAGCATGGTGCAGCGGGACATGTTTTCAGAGCCGCCGCCTTTAGCCATGTGCTTGATGTTCAGTTTGTCACCTGCAACATGGGTAAAGTGGATAACTGCCGGGCTGTTGTCCGTGGTGTTCTTACGAGTGAGCGGATGACAGGAAGATTTGCGAAGCAAGCCTTTTTCGTACCCGTCGATCATTGCATTATTGATGATCTCGGTAATGTTGCCCTCAATCTGAACTTGGTCACCGATTTCTACATAGAAAACGCCTAAGCCTGTGTCCTGACAGAGCGGAAGTCCTGACACCTTGGCAAGTTCTGCGTTTTCTAAAAGCTGACCGAGGATTTCTTTTGCAGAATCAGAGGTCTCGCTGTTACGTGCAACACGGATGGCGGTTTTTACGTCTTCCGGAAGGTAGCGCGCAGCCTTTAAAACCAGATCAACAACAGCGTCATGAATCTGTTCAGCCTTAATGACTTTCATGGCAGCATCCTTTGTGTTTGAGTTTATCAAGAACACGTTTTGGAAGAATTCCTTTTACGGAATGAATGGCAAGCATGCGACGCATAATGCCAAGCTGGTCCTGAAGCGGGATATGCTTAGGACAAACATCTTCGCAACCGAGTAAACCCATGCAGCCGAATACGCCTTGATCGTTACCGATGACCTGATAGTAGTTTTCTTCATTTCGCTCATCGCGAGGGTCAAGGTAGAAGCGGGCAATGCGGGCGATAGATGTGGCGCCGAGGAAGTCTTCACGCATGCGGGCGGTGCCACATGCTGAAACACAGCAACCACATTCAATACAACGATCAAGCTCAAAAATGTCGCTGGCTAAATCGTTTTCCATACGAACTTCTTCTGCACTTGCATCGAACTTGTCATGGTCGTTATGAACCCATGCTTCGATACGGGAGCCAGCATCACGGAACCAAGTTCCTGTATCAACGGAAAGGTCACCGATGAGTTTGAATACTGGAAGTGGATGCAGAACAATATGATCAGGCAGATCTTTTGTCTGTGTATGACATGCAAGACCCGGTCTGCCGTTGATTACCATGCCGCAGGAACCGCAGATACCGGCACGACAACAGAAGTCGAACTGAACGGTAGGGTCCTGCTCATCACGGATAATATTAAGCGCGATGAACAGTGTCATGGAGTCATATTCATTTACGTAGAATGACTGCATGTGCGGTTCGGAATTTGGATCAAGTGGGTTGTATCTGAATACTTCAATATGTAGACGACGGCTCATACTATAACTCCTTAGCTAGCTTTTTTGGTCTGTTTTGCTTTCTTTTTATCCGCACCTTTGTTCGGCACACGAAGCTTTTCTTCAGGAATGTCAGCAGTAATAATTTGACCGCCGCCATATCCACGCTCGCCTGGAGGGATTTCAAAGTATGGAGAAGCATCTTCATATTTCAGTTCAGGGCGGGTCTCGCCATCTTTCCAGTACGCCAAAGTACGGTTGAGCCATTCTTTGTCGTTACGTGCCGGGAAGTCTTCACGAGTAT
This sequence is a window from Halodesulfovibrio sp. MK-HDV. Protein-coding genes within it:
- a CDS encoding SLC13 family permease produces the protein MKKFAFFLSIVGAVLLVGSSLAFAAAAPAEASMDAYITLGILCVSAVLFFSNIIPLPVTAMLVPVSLSMFNVIPATAAFANFGNKWVVIFMAMFIVGESTFITGFADKIGQATVKLSKGSETRLLVLAMCSVGVLSAFLSNTGTIVVAIPMIMGMCASANISSSKILMPVAFAASLGGTMTLVGTPPNGLVNSVLEKMGPAGIEPFGFFEFAKIGGILFVVGILYYVFIGHKFLPDNTSECEQAEIIKPSRPHKMWWSLIIFFFVVVAMATKIMPLVTAAMLGACLVIITGCITMEEAYKAVDWTTIFLFAGMLSMSTAMKSSGAAQLIADTMVQYVTSPYALLAAVCAVTALVTNFMSNTATAALMAPLAIPIAVNSGLSPLPLVMGIAMSASACFLTPVATPPNTIVLGPGKYTFSQYIKAGWPLQVISFVIIVAVVPFFWPFYPAAQ
- a CDS encoding malic enzyme-like NAD(P)-binding protein encodes the protein MALFTKEEALDYHKLPRRGKVEVVPVKPCASQKDLSMAYSPGVAEACMAIHADPSAAALYTGKSNLVGVVSNGTAVLGLGNIGPLAGKPVMEGKGVLFKTFADIDVFDINLDVTDSDELIKIVKAMEPTFGGINLEDIKAPECFYIEETLKKMMNIPVFHDDQHGTAVISGAGLINACEITNRKLEDLKVVVVGAGAAGIACTKFYVQMGIDPKNIFMFDSRGLIHKGRTDLNPFKAEFAQDKDYGSLEEVIKGTDCFLGLSKKGLLTKDMVRSMAKDPVIFAMANPDPEITYDDAKEASPNCIMGTGRSDYPNQINNVSGFPYIFRGALDVGATIINEEMKVAAAQSLADLAKEPVPSEICDAYGVKSLTFGIDYIIPKPLDPRVLEWEVPAVAQAAMDTGVATMPIKDMEAYRKDLKQRISASHARIAPFVESYYK
- a CDS encoding Fe-S-containing hydro-lyase, coding for MPTYNMTSPLKDEDVAKLRAGDVVKLSGTIYTARDAAHKRLCDMLDNNEELPFELKGAVIYYVGPSPAPEGRPIGSAGPTTSYRMDTYAPRLHSLGVKASVGKGKRSPEVRKALEEHTGVYFGATGGAGALLSQCITAAKVIAFDELGPEAIRELTVENFPLLVVNDSHGGEQYAKPNFEF
- a CDS encoding fumarate hydratase gives rise to the protein MKVIKAEQIHDAVVDLVLKAARYLPEDVKTAIRVARNSETSDSAKEILGQLLENAELAKVSGLPLCQDTGLGVFYVEIGDQVQIEGNITEIINNAMIDGYEKGLLRKSSCHPLTRKNTTDNSPAVIHFTHVAGDKLNIKHMAKGGGSENMSRCTMLTPAQGWEGIKEFVVRRMAEAGPNPCPPTIVGVGIGGTFDLAPSLAKEALFRPLSGENPDPELAAMEKELLDEINQLGIGPMGLGGKTTCLGVKIAMHPCHIASLPLAVNVQCHSSRIKEVTL
- a CDS encoding fumarate reductase iron-sulfur subunit, whose translation is MSRRLHIEVFRYNPLDPNSEPHMQSFYVNEYDSMTLFIALNIIRDEQDPTVQFDFCCRAGICGSCGMVINGRPGLACHTQTKDLPDHIVLHPLPVFKLIGDLSVDTGTWFRDAGSRIEAWVHNDHDKFDASAEEVRMENDLASDIFELDRCIECGCCVSACGTARMREDFLGATSIARIARFYLDPRDERNEENYYQVIGNDQGVFGCMGLLGCEDVCPKHIPLQDQLGIMRRMLAIHSVKGILPKRVLDKLKHKGCCHESH